Part of the Caulifigura coniformis genome, AGAAAGGCATCAATCGGGAGTGCGAGCGATGCCGGGCGGCAACGTACTGTCAAAGAAACTTCAGGTCGTTTAGCTGGCGTTCGGTCGGATAACCCGATGCCATCACGGCAAGTTGCCAAGTTCCGAGCCAACATCGTGTCGAGTGCCGTTGCGCCAGTTTCTTCAACTCGAAGCAGGTCTTGACCTCGCTCGGTATGCCGAATCTGGTCAGGAACAAGAGGGCAGAGACCCATCCAACTTCATCATGGATCAGGGTGTTTCGGGCGTTTCGATAGTCAGGCGCATCAGTCCGCAGAAATCCCAGCGTCGTCAGTTCGGGTTCAGAGGCGATCAGTTCAAGGCGTTCGTTCATGCGTGGGACTCCACCGAGAGTTGAATGAGGTTGTTAAGCACGTCGTCGTCAACCCATCCGTTGACCCACGCGAGTAGCTTGATTTCCAGTTTGAGCGGGTCGTATCCGGCGTTTGCCAGCCGATCCATCATCTTGCCAATGTCACCCTTTGACCGGCGTCGAAGTTCCTTGCACGCCATGCGGGGGTTCTTCCGCTTCTCTAAAGCCTTCGCAGCCGCTTCGGGATCGGGCGACTTCAGAATGCTGCCCACCCGCGAGATTGGAACCGCGCCGGATGCGAATTTCTTCTGAAGATGTTCGGGGAGCTTTAGGACGTGTCGGCGAGCCTGAACCCAATGCGGATCACGGCCTAATTCGCGACCCGCGTCGACAAGACTGAATCGGTTCTCGGGATAGAGATTCTCGACCGCGCGGGCTTCCTCAACTGGGTTGAGGCTTTTTCTTGCGAGGTTCTCCGTGAGGTTCAGACGTGCGGCCTGTGAGTCATCGACTTCGACGACGTTCGCCGGGATCGTCTCCCATCTCAGGATTCGAGCGACGGCCATGAAGCGTCGGAAGCCGGCGACCAGTTCATAACGGTCGCCCTTGGGACGGACGACGATGGCTTGCAACAGGCCGTTGCTGTCGATGTCCCGTGCGAGGTCGCGGCATGAGACAACGCCGAAGAACTCGCGACAGTTGGGGCCTTCGTCGATCAATGCGACGGGGATTTTCTGAATGTTCACAGCAGCCTCACTTTCACAGATTCGCCGTCCAGCGTGAGCATTTGCAGGCATCGCAGCCGGGCGACGGTCATCTCACGATTGGTTCTCGAATCTGGTCGCTGAACCCATCGCAGGTATCGGGTAACGAAATCGGACAGGTCAGTTCGACCGCCGGGGACCGTGCATCGGTCCAGAAAGGTCTCGACCACGTTGATCTTTCAAGCCGGTCCCGGCGCGCACCGGGACCGGCGTTTGTGTACGGGTCGGTCCCGCGCGGGAAGAGTCGCGCGGGACCGGGGCCGGGCTGCATGCTGCCGGCCTCTGAGAGTTGCCCCGGCGTACTAGACCGGGGCCGACTGAAGGGGTGAATCCGGTCCCCGTCAGTCGTGTACCACCACGACGTTGAGCATCGTCAGTCGCTTGGTCAGTTCGTGGCGGACCTGCCATCGGGGCGAGACAGACGGACACCACGCAGTAACAGCCTTCACAAGATCATCGACGCTCGTCAGTCGGCCGGGGATCGGCGGATGACTGGTGAGGAACTTGTCCACGACCTCCCCAACGGTCGCCGGTCGTAAGAACAGAAAGGCGGGATCGGGAGAAGTCCAGTGGCGGAGTTGGAAGACGACGCCCCGTACATGACCTTCATGGACGGGGCGTCCAGTCGCCTTGAGGTAGGTTGTGGCAACGTCCCAAGCTCGCGATTGACCTTCGACACATCCTCTTGTAACGAACTCATCGACGGTCATCTGGCCTCCCGGTCACATTCCGAGTGAACAGGTTCGGTTTGTCGATCGACAAGTAGTCCACGGCCTCAGAAACGCTCTGCATTGATGCCTGCGGCATCAGGTTTTGAACGATGATCTCCCCGCCCGGTAACACTCGCGTATGCGGGCGAAGCATCGTCACAACTTGATCCGGGTTGAATGCCCCCAGCTTCTGGGCGGTCGTCGTCAGTTCGTAGTCGATGCGGCGGGTGTTGATCTCACCTGTCAGTCGCTCCGTTTCAGCACGAAGTGGCGCAATCTTCGCCTCATGCTGCGCCGTATGCTCGGCAAGCCATGCGGCGTGATCGGCGTCAGCCTTCGCGGACTTCTCCGCAAGGATGGCGAGGACACGATTGCCGGCATCGGTCAGCGATTCGTTCTCGCGGACTTCCACACCGTGGGATTTCAGCACGTCGACAAGTTCGTCTTCGGCCGCTCGGTTCTTTCCGATCTCGACCTCAAGTTCCTCTTTCCTTGCCTGAAACTCGCGGCGGGCCTTGGCAAGTTCCGCATTCACCTCGTCTTGTGTGTAGAGCTTCTCAGGCATTGGTGGTCTCCACGGGGAACAACTGCCCCTTCAAGGTTTCATGGTCGGTCGAATCGAAGCGGGCCTTCGACACCTTCGCGACACGGTCGCCCACTTTCAGACTGAGATATTCGACATTGCCGACGACTTCCGGTGTGATGTCGTCGAACGGGCTGACCTTCAACATGGCCTCGCGAGCCTTCAGGGCATCAGTCGCCCGCTGAAGTTCCACCCGCTGGGGTTCCAGTGTCTTATCGAGAACTGCCTGAACCTGCGTGAGACGCTGCTGACTGGCAGCCACGTCAAGTCGCGTTTCGAGCATGGCCGATTCATGCTGGATTAGTTCCAGCACTTCGACAGGAATGGCGGCGTCGTACTTCGCAAGGAACAGCGCATCGTTCAGGGCCTCGCGGGTCTTTCGATAGCCGGCAGTCTCGCGGATCGCAGCGGCAGCGGCGGCGTCCGCATCGGCCTTGAGCTTGGCGTCAAGACGTTCCTTCGCTTCGAGCAAATGCAGTTCGGGCTGCGGCAGGTTCTTCCTGCGGATTGCTTCGACCCGCGCGGCGTGTTCGTCGTAGACACGTTGTTCATGCGATCGCGCGTCGATCGGAACAGGATTCAGTTCTCGCCGGAACCGGCGTTGCTGGTCCTGACGCTGATAGTCGTTGCGAGCATCGGGGCGGGGAACGCCTTCCTTCAGTTCCTTTTTGGTCAGGGCATGCCCGGCGAACTTACTGGCCTTATCGACCATCGTCTTGGTGATGTTCTTCACGACGTTCGGGTCTTTGTCCCGGACTGGGAACTCCATCCCCAGCGTGAACGAAACGTGGTCGCCGTCTGAGGTCGAGACGGACGTGTAAATGTCCTCAAAAGTCATGGTTCAATTCTTCACTATGATGTGGACGGGATTAGTAACTCGCTGCGGCAGGGAACCGTCCCGGCCCCGCACAGCGGCTAGATTTTCTTCATCGACAGTGCGAAGCCGTTCAGCACGGGGCCGGCAGGGCTGTCGGTCGTCGGGTGGTAGTCGACGATCGCGTTCGCGATCTTCCCTCGCGACCAGTTCCGCCGAACGGCGGCGGGCATCGCCAATCGCATGCGGAATGCGAGGGCGGCAACCAGACACGCGCCGCGCTTCGTTTCCACGGACACGGAGTTGAACGCATTCGTAAGTTCGGGAGACATCGCTACCTCAGACGATGTTGATCGCGCCCGTGACGCTGTGATTCCCGGCGGGGCCGGTCGCCTTCAGCTTCACGAAGGCCGTTTGCAGGTCACGCGATACGTAGCCGTCGTTCTGAAGGAACACGATCAACTCGCGCTGGCTCGCGTCGTCGCTCGGCATGCCGTTCTTTCGCAGGATCAAATCCGCAAGCCGAAACGACGGCATCGTGCCGGACTCGGTGTACGTCGAAAGAAAAGAGGTCACAAAATCTGGAAGCACTTCAACACTCCACACAGGGGTTGCCGGGAGATGCCCGGCGCAGACACAAGGCCGACACGGCCTCGCGAGAGAAAGCAAGGCGTCAGCGGACGTGTGACACGAAACGTCCGCTGACGCGGGTCGTCGCAGGGACCGGCGACGATGGGAGAACCCGCCCGTGGGCGGTGACTTGAGAGAGAAAGCCGGGGAGACGCGGCGCAATCCGACCTCAGTCGGCGCTCGCATTGTCCCTCAATAGATGGATACTGCGTTTCGCAATTCTCAGGCTAGAAATCTGCCAAGATTCTCAAGAATCCTGTTTCTCAGCCTTTTTTTCGGCGTCTTGCCATCGGGTTTGAAGGACGGCGAGCCGTGTCACGACCTCATCGACGGGGATCATAAGCCTGACCGCAGTATCTTCGGCCTCATGCCCGCGCAGTTTCGCGTAAACGATGTAGCAATCGTCTCCGTCCAGACACGCCGCGTAGATCGTTTCCCGTAGCTCATAGTCCGCATACGGATGCTGGCGGGCAGACTCTCTATCAGACCGTCTGACGGCCGCTTTCGAGTCGACTTCAACATTCGCAACGCCGTCGATGCCCATGCGGGAGCGGTCGATTTCCTTATCCGACCACCTTGGTCGCGGGATATGCTTACCCGGTGACTCTTTTCGCCCGGCCTCAACGATCGCGTCCGCAGCCCGGTTCTCGATTTCCTCATTCGACGCCGTGGGATCGGCGGCGTGCGCCGCCATGATGGCAGCGTGCTTCTCCATCGCGTATTGCCAAACGGAGAACGACATCCCGAAATGCAGGTTGGCCGAGATGTAGTCGAGGATCGCGTTGTGGACTGCCGTCCAGATATAGCCGCGAGGGTTCTTCCGGGCTGCGGCCTGATACTTCTCCCCCATCTTGTCAACAGCGATGCACAGCGTGGTCAGTCCTTCGCTGTGCAGTTCATCGGCATGGCGATTGAATGCGTCATTGCTCTGTTTCTTGAGCCATCCCCCGACGATCTCATGGACATAGCCAATCTGTTCCGTAACAGCGGCTTGGTAGAGCTTCCGACCTGACAGCCTGTCGGCGTCTCGCTCGGCCTGACTCGCGGCCACGAACGTATCAAGGGCCGAAGGCACACCGAAGCACACCATCTGCGGTTGCGACAGCAAGACGCCCGCCAACGGCGACAACGTAATCGTGACCGGCGTGGACTGCTGCGCTACGTCAGCCCGGCGCTTCAGCCGTGGCCGGCGCGGCGCAGGGTCGTTGAAGCCGAGAAACCGAACGTCGTGGATTGCCAGTTCCATTACAGTGCCCTTTCAAGCAACAGCGCCCCGCCGACGATGTCGACCCGCTTGAGTCTGCCGTTCTTGCCCACGGCGTTGCCCGCCGCATTGATGATGGCCTTCGCGATGTCCTTCGACGGCTTCTCCCGGCACAACTGAAGGGCGACATCGCGAATCACGTCGTCGTCATCCAGCCTGCCCAGTTCCGTCAGCAGAGTCGGCTTCCACCTCAACCAGTCGCAGTCCAGCCCGTCGATGACGTGAAGCGTTCGGTCTCGGTAGTGGTAGTTCTGGTAGGTCCGCATCGTGAGGCCGTCGCCATAGGCGGCCTTCAGGTGGTCTAACTCGGATGCGGTGAGAACTCGTTGTCGCATGGGTGCCTCAATTGGAAACGGCGATTCCGTCCCCTCTGGCGAGCGGCGTGCCACGGCGTAAGTCCAATCGCCACGTCGAAGGTGTTGCGAGCCGGCAACATTCGCGTTGCCGAAACGCCACCTGATGACAAATGCCGCGTCACCCCTACTGCGAGCCGGGCCGTCGCAGCGCATACGGCATCCAGTCTGCCGTTACCGGTTGTGCCGGTGGTGCCGTTTGGATTGACCCTCCCACCGGGGTCGGTCGTACTGGACGTGCAGACTGTGAGGATTGAGAGGTGACGAGCAGAGCTTCGATCGACTCGCGATCATGGCTCGCAGGACCATCAATCCAGTCGCTCAGAAACAGCCCTTCGCGATGCCCAACCTCAGAGGGCTGGCG contains:
- a CDS encoding ParB/RepB/Spo0J family partition protein, which encodes MNIQKIPVALIDEGPNCREFFGVVSCRDLARDIDSNGLLQAIVVRPKGDRYELVAGFRRFMAVARILRWETIPANVVEVDDSQAARLNLTENLARKSLNPVEEARAVENLYPENRFSLVDAGRELGRDPHWVQARRHVLKLPEHLQKKFASGAVPISRVGSILKSPDPEAAAKALEKRKNPRMACKELRRRSKGDIGKMMDRLANAGYDPLKLEIKLLAWVNGWVDDDVLNNLIQLSVESHA